CCGCTTTATTACTGGGTTCCTTCAATTGCCCCAAGTGGTTTTGTACATGTAACTTCAAACAAATATCCAGAACTTCAGGGAGACCTGTTGGTGGGTTCCCTAAAGTTCCAGTACGTGGAGCATTTATCGATTGATGGTAAAACCGTGACCGCCCGTGAGAAAATTCTTGAGCAAATTGGCAGGGTTCGCGATATTGTACAATCGCCTGAAGGTGACCTGTATGTTTCGGTAGAAGGAAAAGGTATTGTTAGAATTATTCCGAAGCAACAGTAATGAAGAAACTCTTAACGGCCTGCCTGCTGCTAGTTTTATGCGGATGCAAGAATTCTTCCGAAGAAAAAACTGAAGAAACCGCCCGGGTGGAATTCTCTCCGCAAATGAAAGAAAGTATTTCGCGCGGCGCCCGGGTGTACAACAACTTTTGTGCTTCCTGCCATCTCTCGGGCGGGGAAGGCATAAAAGGTGTTTTTCCACCGCTTCAGAATTCAAACTGGATTAAAGAAAAGCAGGAAGAATCTATACACGCTATTAAATATGGCCTGCGCGGCCCAATTAAGGTCAATGGCGAGAAATACGACAACCTCATGCCTGCTTTGGGCTTAAGCGACCACGAAATTGCCGATGTGATGAACTACATCAACAATTCCTGGGGCAACAGCCTTAACAGCGAGGTGACCGAAGAAGAAGTAGCCGCTATAAAAAAATAAACCATATTTATTAAATCGGTAAATAATTACCTTTGCCGAAAATTAAAATATGTTGATCATTGGAATTGCCGGAGGTACCGGGAGCGGAAAAACTACTGTTGTAAATCAGATTATAGAAGAGCTCAAAAATGAAGAAGTAGATGTGATCTCTCAGGATTCCTACTACCAGGACACCAGTCACCTCACTTACGAGCAGCGTACCAAGATCAATTTTGATCATCCAAAATCTATAGATTTTGATTTGCTGGTCTCCCACCTTAAAGATCTTAAAGCAGGCAAAAACATTCAGCAGCCCGTGTATTCTTTCAAGCAGCACAACCGCACGGGGGAAACCATTACCATAGAGCCGCGCAAGGTGATCATCGTTGAGGGGATCCTCATCCTCACCCACCCCGACATTAGGGAGATGTTTGACATCAAGATCTACGTACATGCCGATAGTGATGAGCGCCTTATACGCCGACTTAAGCGCGATATTGCCGAAAGAGGCCGTGACCTCGAAGAGGTTTTGAACAGGTACCAAACCACGCTTAAGCCCATGCACCAGCAGTTCATAGAGCCCACCAAAGAATTTGCCGACATCATAATCCCTACCAATCGCTACAATACTGTAGCTGTTGATATTGTACAAACAATCATTCGCCAGCGTTTACTGTAATTTTGTATATTTCGGGTTATGAAGCTAAAAGACATCCGCAACAATAGATGGGTACGCATCTTTGCCAACAAATATACGCTGGTGCTGGCGGCTTTTTGCTTCTGGATGCTCTTCCTTGACAGTAATTCCTGGTTGATTCACCGAGAACTCGACCTTGAGATCGACGACCTGAAAAAGAACAAGGAATACTACCTCAACGAGATCTCACGCGACAAAGCCATAATGGATAATCTTAACGATTCCCTCGAGCTTGAAAAATTTGCCCGGCAGGAATATTTCATGAAGAGGGAAAATGAAGAGATCTTTATCATTGAGTATAAGGAAGCAGTAGATTAGGTGCCAAAAATGGCATTTTAGAGGCCCTTTAATTTTATGGAAATGAGAGAGAATTTATTCAGTGAATTTGAAGAAGTATCGGCCAAACAATGGAAACAGAAGATACAGTATGACCTGAAGGGAGCCGATTACAATGAAGCTTTGGTGTGGAAATCTCTTGATGGCATCAATGTAAAGCCTTTTTACCATGCCGAAGAATCACCAGAGCCCATTCAGCCTGGAAGTCCTTTAAAATGGAACGTCACCCAGCAGATCTATGTCTCTTCTGCTGAAAAAGCCAATAAAAAAGCCCATGAATCCCTTCGGAAAGGCGCCGAAAGCATCTGGTTTATACTTCCTTCCGAAGAAATCGAGCTAAAACAGCTTTTTGAAGGCCTAAATCCTGAAGTTCCCATATACCTGAAGCCTGAAGTTGCTTCCGAAGAATTTTTCCTAAAGCTGGATGAGCAGGTAAGGCCAGGTTCAAAGGTTTTCCTTCAGTTTGACATTATAGGAAATCTTGCCCGCAGCGGCAACTGGTACAAAAATCAGCAGGAAGACTACCAACTTCTTGACACCCTGCTCCAAAAATGCCATAACCTTGAATCTTTTATTTCTGTCGATACCGGGCTTTATCAAAATGCCGGTGCTACCATTCCGCAGCAGCTGGCCTACGCCATGGCTCACCTCAATGAATATCTGAATCACATTAATGAAAGAGCTGGGGAGTCAAAAAGGGCAAAATTCCAGTTCCTTGTTTCGGTAGGGCCAAATTACTTTTTTGAGATTGCCAAAATAAGGGCACTGCGCCTTTTATTTTCAACCCTTAGCAGCGAATATGGTCTTGATACCGGCTGCGACATACTTTCACAGCCCACCCGCCGCAACAAAACCCTTTACGATTACAATGTAAACCTGCTGCGCACCACTACCGAATGTATGAGTGCAGTGCTTGGCGGCTCAAACAGCGTTTGCAATATGGCCTATGACGCCATTTACCATAAAAACAACCACTTTGGAAGCCGCATAGCCCGTAACCAGTTACTGATCCTTAAGCACGAAAGCTACTTTGAGAAAGTGGCCAATCCTGCTGAAGGCAGCTACTATATTGAAACCCTTACGCACGAAATGGCCGATAAAGCCCTGGATATTTTCAAGAATATTGAGAAAGGCGGTGGCTTTGTCACTCAATTAAAAGAGGGAATTATTCAGAAGAAAATTTCTGAAAGTGCAGCCAACGAACAGCAGGCTTTTGATGAAGGCAAACTGGTACTGGTGGGAACCAACAAATATCCTAATGCGCAGGACAGGATGAAAGACGAGCTGGAGCTGTATCCGTTCGTGAAGCAAAAACCGCGAAAGACGCTGCTGCAGCCGGTGATTGAAAAACGTTTATCAGAAAAAACAGAACAGGAAAGATTACAGCAGGAAGCAAGTACTAACGGCGAAAAATAAGATATGAGCAGAAAGGATCTTCAGCATTTAAAACTGAAAAATATTAAAAAAGATTCCAAAAGACCCGAAAATGCCTGCGAGTACAAG
This Salinimicrobium tongyeongense DNA region includes the following protein-coding sequences:
- a CDS encoding methylmalonyl-CoA mutase subunit beta, with the translated sequence MRENLFSEFEEVSAKQWKQKIQYDLKGADYNEALVWKSLDGINVKPFYHAEESPEPIQPGSPLKWNVTQQIYVSSAEKANKKAHESLRKGAESIWFILPSEEIELKQLFEGLNPEVPIYLKPEVASEEFFLKLDEQVRPGSKVFLQFDIIGNLARSGNWYKNQQEDYQLLDTLLQKCHNLESFISVDTGLYQNAGATIPQQLAYAMAHLNEYLNHINERAGESKRAKFQFLVSVGPNYFFEIAKIRALRLLFSTLSSEYGLDTGCDILSQPTRRNKTLYDYNVNLLRTTTECMSAVLGGSNSVCNMAYDAIYHKNNHFGSRIARNQLLILKHESYFEKVANPAEGSYYIETLTHEMADKALDIFKNIEKGGGFVTQLKEGIIQKKISESAANEQQAFDEGKLVLVGTNKYPNAQDRMKDELELYPFVKQKPRKTLLQPVIEKRLSEKTEQERLQQEASTNGEK
- a CDS encoding c-type cytochrome, producing the protein MKKLLTACLLLVLCGCKNSSEEKTEETARVEFSPQMKESISRGARVYNNFCASCHLSGGEGIKGVFPPLQNSNWIKEKQEESIHAIKYGLRGPIKVNGEKYDNLMPALGLSDHEIADVMNYINNSWGNSLNSEVTEEEVAAIKK
- a CDS encoding FtsB family cell division protein, with the translated sequence MKLKDIRNNRWVRIFANKYTLVLAAFCFWMLFLDSNSWLIHRELDLEIDDLKKNKEYYLNEISRDKAIMDNLNDSLELEKFARQEYFMKRENEEIFIIEYKEAVD
- the udk gene encoding uridine kinase translates to MLIIGIAGGTGSGKTTVVNQIIEELKNEEVDVISQDSYYQDTSHLTYEQRTKINFDHPKSIDFDLLVSHLKDLKAGKNIQQPVYSFKQHNRTGETITIEPRKVIIVEGILILTHPDIREMFDIKIYVHADSDERLIRRLKRDIAERGRDLEEVLNRYQTTLKPMHQQFIEPTKEFADIIIPTNRYNTVAVDIVQTIIRQRLL